The following proteins come from a genomic window of Streptomyces sp. NBC_01716:
- a CDS encoding PhzF family phenazine biosynthesis protein, which produces MGTYEYVVADVFTDVPLEGNPTAVFPDASDLSAERMQQIAQETHLSETVFVLPAQDDGDVRVRIFTPINELPFAGHPTLGTAVVLGESHEAKELRMETAKGTVTFELERDNDGRTVAAGMWQPLPTWELYDRADELLTGLDLVTTGSTLPVEVYDNGPRHVFVGLDSVAALSAPVGGVRRGRRPGHAVRVAAENV; this is translated from the coding sequence ATGGGCACTTACGAGTACGTGGTGGCCGATGTCTTCACCGACGTCCCGCTGGAAGGAAACCCGACCGCGGTCTTCCCGGACGCCTCCGACCTCTCCGCCGAACGCATGCAGCAGATCGCGCAGGAGACGCACTTGTCCGAGACCGTCTTCGTCCTCCCCGCGCAGGACGACGGCGATGTGCGGGTCCGCATCTTCACCCCGATCAACGAACTGCCCTTCGCCGGACATCCCACACTGGGCACGGCCGTGGTGCTCGGCGAGTCGCACGAGGCCAAGGAGCTCCGGATGGAGACCGCCAAGGGCACCGTGACGTTCGAACTGGAGCGTGACAACGACGGCCGGACCGTCGCGGCCGGCATGTGGCAACCCCTCCCCACGTGGGAACTCTACGACCGCGCGGACGAACTGCTCACCGGTCTCGACCTGGTGACCACCGGCAGCACTCTGCCGGTCGAGGTCTACGACAACGGGCCGCGGCATGTGTTCGTCGGTCTGGACAGTGTGGCTGCGCTCTCCGCCCCAGTTGGCGGGGTCCGCCGTGGTCGTCGCCCGGGGCACGCTGTACGCGTAGCCGCCGAAAACGTATGA
- a CDS encoding RNA polymerase sigma factor: protein MLGDDAELTAAVLAAQDGDETAFRTVYRAVHPRLLAYIRTLVGELDAEDVASEAWLQIARDLERFSGDADRFRGWTARIARNRALDHIRMRGRRPAAGSDETELTGKPADSDTADEAMEALSTGTTMALIAQLPQDQAEAVVLRVVVGLDAKSAARTLGKRPGAVRTAAHRGLKRLAELLGADSPEPLEDPEVPDGPDRATPHGGKVTGLELGSVPPQRGRHQDAPEPAGVTHSPPGTQKDM, encoded by the coding sequence GTGCTGGGGGACGACGCGGAGCTCACCGCCGCGGTGCTCGCGGCACAGGACGGGGACGAGACTGCGTTCCGGACTGTGTACCGCGCGGTGCACCCGCGGTTGTTGGCGTATATACGGACGCTCGTCGGCGAGCTCGATGCCGAGGACGTGGCTTCTGAGGCCTGGCTCCAGATAGCCCGCGACCTCGAACGCTTCAGCGGCGACGCCGACCGCTTCCGTGGCTGGACCGCGCGCATAGCCCGTAACCGCGCCCTCGACCACATACGGATGCGCGGCAGGCGCCCGGCGGCCGGCAGTGACGAGACGGAGCTGACCGGCAAGCCCGCCGATTCGGACACCGCCGACGAGGCGATGGAGGCCCTCTCCACCGGCACGACCATGGCGCTGATCGCCCAACTGCCGCAGGACCAGGCGGAAGCCGTCGTGCTGCGGGTCGTGGTCGGGCTCGACGCGAAGAGCGCCGCCCGGACGCTCGGCAAGCGGCCCGGCGCCGTACGGACGGCGGCGCACCGCGGGCTCAAGCGGCTCGCCGAATTGCTGGGCGCCGACAGCCCGGAACCGCTGGAGGACCCCGAGGTCCCCGACGGCCCCGACCGTGCCACCCCGCACGGCGGTAAGGTCACCGGTCTGGAGCTCGGATCCGTACCGCCGCAGCGCGGCCGTCATCAGGACGCTCCCGAGCCCGCCGGTGTGACGCATTCGCCCCCGGGGACGCAGAAGGACATGTGA
- a CDS encoding RidA family protein: MERNAVNPVSWSVEMGFNQGEVVSGHSRTLYTSGQTAMSKEGKPEHDGDMAAQLALSIDNIEAVLAEAGMSLSNLVRLNVYTTDVDLLFQYYGVLAGRLGAARVAPTTTMLGVTRLAIPGQMVELEGTAVA, translated from the coding sequence ATGGAACGTAATGCGGTCAACCCGGTGTCGTGGTCGGTCGAGATGGGCTTCAACCAGGGTGAGGTCGTCTCCGGGCACTCTCGCACCCTGTACACCTCGGGACAGACGGCGATGAGCAAGGAAGGCAAGCCCGAGCACGACGGTGACATGGCGGCGCAGCTGGCGCTGAGCATCGACAACATCGAGGCGGTGCTCGCCGAGGCCGGCATGTCTCTTTCGAACCTCGTCCGGCTGAACGTCTACACGACCGACGTCGACCTGCTCTTCCAGTACTACGGTGTGCTGGCGGGCCGTCTGGGCGCCGCCAGGGTCGCACCGACTACCACCATGCTCGGCGTGACGCGTCTGGCGATCCCCGGCCAGATGGTCGAGCTCGAGGGCACCGCCGTCGCGTGA
- a CDS encoding replication-associated recombination protein A, with protein sequence MFALSTPDRTPPAEPLGADAPLAARMRPRTLAEVVGQAHLLSPGAPLRRLAEGGEVASVLLYGPPGTGKTTLARLLADVATRHFVALSALSSGVKELRDVMNDARRRRDRQTVLFIDEVHRFSKTQQDALLGAVEDRVVLLVAATTENPSFSVVSPLLSRLLVLQLQSLTEDEVRELLRRAVKDERGLSGAVTLSSEAEDALVRLAAGDARSALTALEASADGVTYTGGTVVDVPAVERAVAETAVRYDRQGDQHHDVVSAFIKSIRGSDPDAALHYLARMLVAGEDPRFIARRLVVHASEDVGLADHTALQAAVAAAQTVQLIGMPEARLALAQATVHLAMAPKSNTVIVGIDEAMADVRAGAVGEIPAHLRKGRYKGARELGNAIGYQYPHRTSEGVLEQQYPPDGLVGKDYYRPTQHGGERVLHERLSKLRRAVRGEER encoded by the coding sequence CTGTTCGCGTTATCGACGCCGGACCGCACTCCGCCCGCCGAGCCCCTGGGAGCCGACGCGCCGCTGGCAGCACGGATGCGGCCGCGCACGCTCGCCGAGGTCGTCGGCCAGGCGCACCTGCTGAGCCCCGGCGCGCCACTACGGCGGTTGGCGGAGGGCGGGGAGGTGGCGTCGGTGCTGCTCTACGGTCCGCCCGGCACCGGGAAGACGACCCTTGCGCGGCTGCTCGCCGATGTCGCCACCCGGCACTTCGTCGCCCTCTCGGCGCTGTCCAGCGGGGTCAAGGAACTGCGCGACGTGATGAACGACGCGCGCCGTCGCCGCGACCGCCAGACCGTGCTGTTCATCGACGAGGTGCACCGCTTCTCGAAGACCCAGCAGGACGCGCTCCTGGGCGCCGTCGAGGACAGGGTCGTGCTGCTCGTCGCCGCTACCACCGAGAACCCGTCGTTCTCGGTGGTGTCCCCGCTGCTCTCACGCCTGCTGGTGCTGCAACTCCAGTCCCTGACCGAGGACGAGGTCCGCGAGCTGCTGCGCCGGGCCGTGAAGGACGAGCGTGGCCTCAGCGGTGCGGTCACCCTGTCCTCCGAGGCCGAGGACGCCCTCGTGCGCCTCGCCGCCGGCGACGCCCGGAGCGCGCTGACCGCTCTGGAGGCGAGCGCCGACGGGGTGACCTACACCGGCGGCACGGTGGTCGACGTACCCGCGGTGGAGCGGGCCGTCGCCGAGACGGCCGTCCGTTACGACCGGCAGGGCGACCAGCACCACGACGTCGTCAGCGCGTTCATCAAGTCGATCCGCGGCTCGGACCCCGACGCCGCGCTGCACTACCTGGCACGCATGCTCGTGGCCGGTGAGGACCCGCGGTTCATCGCCCGGCGGCTGGTGGTGCACGCCAGCGAGGACGTCGGACTGGCCGACCACACGGCACTGCAGGCCGCCGTCGCCGCGGCGCAGACGGTCCAGCTCATCGGCATGCCCGAGGCACGCCTCGCCCTGGCCCAGGCCACCGTGCACCTGGCCATGGCGCCGAAGTCGAACACGGTGATCGTCGGGATCGACGAGGCCATGGCTGACGTCCGGGCGGGCGCCGTCGGAGAGATCCCCGCCCACCTGCGCAAAGGCCGCTACAAGGGCGCCAGGGAACTGGGCAACGCGATCGGCTACCAGTACCCCCACAGGACCTCCGAGGGAGTCCTGGAGCAGCAGTACCCGCCGGACGGCCTGGTGGGGAAGGACTATTACCGCCCCACGCAGCACGGCGGGGAGCGCGTCCTGCACGAGCGCCTCTCCAAGCTCCGCCGTGCCGTCCGCGGCGAGGAGCGGTAG
- a CDS encoding helix-turn-helix transcriptional regulator yields MRADRLVSLVLLLRQRGRMTAETLARELEVSTRTVLRDIEALSAASVPVYAERGRHGGFALLPDFQTALTGLNHDEALALVVAGSRRGAQMFGLGSALASAILKVVDALPEGLRGTAAGAAQRLLIDPETDLLSRRVAAEEVSDAIVAEVRRAVFAGHKLRIHYAAVDQTPKWRTVDPIGLVTVREQGYLLAKRAGEDRTYRLSRVLAAEERDEPAQRPDTVDLDRAWQERNAQFRTGGDKVAVLVRVDPVRREHLVSTVLAVCAEEADTDGWLRLNVIFQDSRHAEWALWQHAMYAEVLAPQWMRTSLHNRAAAIAARYGPTS; encoded by the coding sequence ATGCGCGCCGACCGGTTGGTTTCCTTGGTGCTCCTGCTGCGTCAGCGCGGCCGGATGACCGCGGAAACACTGGCCCGTGAGCTGGAGGTATCCACCCGGACGGTGCTACGCGACATAGAGGCGCTGTCCGCGGCCAGCGTCCCTGTCTACGCCGAACGCGGCCGACACGGCGGCTTCGCGTTGTTGCCCGATTTCCAGACAGCGCTCACCGGACTGAATCACGACGAGGCACTCGCCCTGGTGGTCGCCGGATCACGGCGCGGCGCACAAATGTTCGGCCTTGGTTCGGCGCTCGCCTCGGCCATACTCAAAGTGGTCGACGCACTGCCCGAGGGCCTTCGGGGCACCGCGGCCGGAGCGGCGCAGCGATTACTCATCGACCCGGAGACCGACCTCCTCTCGCGCCGCGTGGCCGCCGAGGAAGTATCCGATGCCATCGTGGCCGAGGTCCGGCGCGCGGTGTTCGCCGGACACAAATTGCGCATCCATTACGCGGCGGTGGACCAGACCCCGAAGTGGCGCACGGTGGACCCGATCGGCCTGGTCACCGTACGCGAACAGGGCTACCTGCTGGCCAAGAGAGCCGGCGAGGACCGCACCTACCGGCTGTCCCGGGTGCTGGCCGCCGAGGAACGCGACGAACCCGCGCAACGGCCGGACACCGTCGACCTGGACCGGGCCTGGCAGGAACGCAACGCGCAGTTCCGGACCGGTGGCGACAAGGTCGCCGTGCTGGTACGGGTGGACCCGGTACGGCGGGAGCACTTGGTGAGCACCGTCCTGGCCGTCTGCGCCGAAGAGGCCGACACGGACGGCTGGCTGCGGCTGAACGTGATCTTCCAGGATTCACGACACGCCGAATGGGCACTGTGGCAGCACGCCATGTACGCGGAAGTCCTGGCCCCGCAGTGGATGCGTACCTCCCTGCACAACCGCGCCGCCGCGATCGCTGCCCGCTATGGTCCGACATCCTGA
- a CDS encoding isopenicillin N synthase family dioxygenase yields MPTNPENRRPITVLDGYVPVIDLSASDTGRGRAAIARAIGQACENSGFFTVVGHGVAQDLIDRMYAVTKEFFELPREKKEKAVGGPSTGGLRYSAGSAAKSMGLDAPPDLCEIFTSNVLGDHSAEHRAKFGDDSAPWTRANVWPEEPAGFRETWLAYTREMAGLAHELMRLFALALGLAEDFFDDKVDRDISTIVANFYYPQVVPPLPGQMRKGPHSDWGNLTILYQDGVGGLQVRQKDGDWRDVPFVPGSFVINIGDMMAFWTGGRWVSTVHRVLNPVEGHADSRLSLPFFHLPNHDALIEPLPQFGGTGTPEEFTGATTPGRWYQEKMAATYS; encoded by the coding sequence TTGCCCACGAATCCCGAGAACCGGCGTCCGATTACTGTCCTGGACGGATACGTTCCCGTTATCGACCTGTCCGCGTCGGACACCGGGCGCGGTCGGGCGGCGATTGCCCGCGCGATCGGCCAGGCGTGCGAGAATTCCGGGTTCTTCACCGTTGTCGGGCACGGGGTGGCGCAGGATCTCATCGACCGCATGTACGCGGTCACGAAGGAATTCTTCGAACTCCCGCGAGAGAAGAAGGAGAAGGCCGTCGGCGGGCCGAGCACGGGCGGGCTTCGTTATTCCGCCGGCAGTGCGGCCAAAAGCATGGGGCTGGACGCACCTCCCGACCTGTGCGAGATTTTCACCTCCAACGTGCTGGGTGACCACAGCGCGGAGCACCGCGCGAAGTTCGGTGACGACTCCGCGCCCTGGACGCGGGCCAATGTCTGGCCCGAGGAGCCGGCGGGGTTCAGGGAGACATGGCTCGCCTACACGCGGGAGATGGCGGGTCTGGCGCACGAATTGATGCGACTCTTCGCTCTCGCCCTCGGTCTGGCCGAGGACTTCTTCGACGACAAGGTCGACCGTGACATCTCGACCATTGTCGCCAATTTCTATTACCCGCAGGTCGTGCCGCCGTTGCCGGGGCAGATGCGTAAGGGGCCGCACAGCGACTGGGGGAACCTGACCATTCTCTATCAGGACGGTGTCGGCGGACTCCAAGTCCGGCAGAAGGACGGCGACTGGCGTGATGTTCCGTTCGTGCCCGGCAGTTTCGTCATCAATATCGGCGACATGATGGCGTTCTGGACGGGCGGTCGCTGGGTATCGACCGTGCACCGGGTGCTGAATCCGGTGGAAGGGCACGCCGATTCACGGCTGTCCCTCCCGTTCTTCCATCTGCCCAATCACGACGCGCTGATCGAACCGCTGCCCCAGTTCGGCGGCACCGGTACGCCGGAGGAATTCACCGGCGCGACGACACCGGGGCGCTGGTACCAGGAGAAGATGGCCGCCACCTACTCCTGA
- a CDS encoding tyrosine-type recombinase/integrase: protein MSAGDLVSARLGVDLGHVPGLDALYRMVETVPCPSNRGKPLGAKSVRHVHNILSGALEAAVTKNLIPKNPAATASPPTTRQIKSQQRKFVTLDNADSAAFLEDIWTPCGQRDCGPLHFCTRDAPLWTTYTATAVRRSEALGMMWDLAHWDECAIELEWVVVEIGNKSVLRRLTKDGDDNAIIYVDPAVMNVLKVQREHQELWKERLGSRWVEHGLVFARDGYLLRDDGITPGGPQDAGQVSARWRTTRKKLDLPPRFRLHDWRHSKVTNDLDAGENPVEVSANVRHHSPGYTMAQYGKRRVQGARKLASGTAQRIGLGRIG, encoded by the coding sequence GTGTCCGCCGGTGACCTCGTATCCGCCCGGCTGGGCGTCGACCTTGGTCACGTCCCGGGCCTGGACGCCCTGTACCGGATGGTGGAGACGGTTCCGTGCCCGTCGAACAGGGGGAAGCCCCTTGGCGCCAAGTCGGTTCGCCACGTCCACAACATCCTGTCGGGGGCGCTGGAGGCTGCGGTCACGAAGAATCTGATCCCGAAGAATCCGGCGGCCACGGCCAGCCCGCCGACGACCCGGCAGATCAAGTCGCAGCAGCGCAAGTTCGTGACGCTCGACAACGCCGACTCGGCCGCCTTCCTTGAAGACATCTGGACACCGTGCGGGCAGCGTGACTGCGGCCCGCTGCACTTCTGCACCCGTGACGCACCGCTGTGGACGACCTACACCGCCACGGCCGTCCGGCGCAGCGAGGCTCTGGGGATGATGTGGGACCTCGCCCACTGGGACGAGTGCGCCATCGAACTGGAATGGGTCGTCGTCGAGATCGGGAACAAGAGCGTCCTGCGGCGTCTGACCAAGGACGGGGACGACAACGCGATCATCTACGTCGACCCCGCGGTGATGAACGTGCTCAAGGTGCAGCGGGAGCACCAGGAGCTGTGGAAGGAGCGGCTCGGCTCGCGCTGGGTCGAGCACGGTCTCGTTTTCGCGCGGGACGGATACCTGCTCCGCGACGACGGGATCACACCCGGCGGGCCGCAGGACGCCGGCCAGGTCAGCGCGCGGTGGCGGACCACCAGAAAGAAGTTGGACCTTCCCCCGCGGTTCCGCCTCCACGACTGGCGGCACAGCAAGGTCACCAACGACCTGGACGCCGGGGAGAACCCCGTCGAGGTCTCCGCCAACGTGCGGCACCACTCGCCGGGTTACACGATGGCCCAGTACGGTAAGCGCCGCGTGCAGGGTGCACGCAAACTCGCGTCGGGCACGGCGCAGCGCATCGGCCTGGGGAGGATCGGATGA
- a CDS encoding Lrp/AsnC family transcriptional regulator, whose translation MDSDSPDELDQRLLQGLQLDGRAHFSDLARQLNVSERTVARRYRRLRGLGLRIVGQPVAARLGMVRWLLRLTCTPDAAGIVADALARRPDTSWVTLASDGTELYCALDTRTADERNALFLQKLPRTPQVLSISAHCMMRIFIGDTSTWHATRFRTPARAVAVDSGRAADPAPLPLDATDRTLFTELARDGRATLPELSRATGRSPSSVQRHLERLRTEGALDLSVDFDPQRLGYHMTTRLWLQVAPAHLRAVGETLATHPAIAFAAATTGSSNLVASGVFRTPADLYDYIDQHIGPLSGIQNLETTPTLREVKRLAPAVP comes from the coding sequence GTGGATTCCGACTCGCCGGACGAGCTCGACCAGCGCCTGCTTCAGGGCCTCCAGCTCGACGGCCGCGCCCATTTCAGCGATCTGGCACGCCAGTTGAACGTCTCCGAACGCACGGTCGCCCGCCGCTACCGGCGGCTGCGGGGTCTCGGCCTGCGTATCGTCGGCCAGCCCGTCGCCGCGCGCCTGGGGATGGTGCGCTGGCTGCTACGCCTCACCTGTACCCCGGACGCCGCGGGCATCGTCGCCGACGCACTGGCCCGCCGCCCCGACACCAGTTGGGTCACCCTCGCCTCCGACGGCACAGAGCTGTACTGCGCGCTGGACACGCGCACGGCCGACGAACGCAACGCCTTGTTCCTGCAGAAGCTGCCCCGTACCCCGCAGGTGCTCTCCATCAGCGCGCACTGCATGATGCGGATCTTCATCGGCGACACCAGCACCTGGCACGCCACCCGTTTCCGGACCCCCGCCCGCGCCGTCGCGGTGGACTCCGGCAGAGCGGCCGACCCCGCCCCGCTGCCCCTGGACGCCACCGACCGAACGCTGTTCACCGAACTCGCCCGCGACGGGCGCGCCACCCTGCCCGAGCTGAGCCGGGCCACAGGCCGCTCACCCTCCAGCGTCCAGCGCCACCTCGAACGCCTCCGTACGGAGGGCGCCCTGGACCTGTCGGTCGACTTCGACCCGCAACGCCTCGGCTACCACATGACCACCCGGCTCTGGCTCCAGGTGGCCCCCGCCCATCTGCGCGCCGTCGGGGAGACACTGGCGACCCACCCCGCCATCGCCTTCGCGGCCGCCACGACCGGCAGCTCCAATCTCGTCGCCAGCGGCGTCTTCCGTACTCCCGCCGACCTGTACGACTACATCGACCAGCACATCGGCCCGCTGTCCGGCATTCAGAACCTCGAAACGACCCCCACCCTGCGCGAGGTCAAACGCCTGGCGCCAGCCGTGCCGTGA